The Pseudomonas fluorescens genome includes a window with the following:
- a CDS encoding EAL domain-containing protein translates to MTAPRETLHSWLHRPVFLAMVATALSTVLLLAGSLFVVVQQIQQRESDQMNAQGERFLQRLEQLFGQLRESLDDLQNQPLRGCNDDMIATLRQVSFNYRFVYEAAYIDGSGVCSNRPRQGGLSVTRPPDIRGPTYNYWLNTTTEPDEDRAALMLGRGNFRVATSRGHLTDVVDLPPGSSLLVVLDNGKRAIPVLGMDQHWPPVEPWPPKSHNALQVTQNRLIYRMPTESPVYQLVLIAQRNGFKVPANAWWMLPISLMLGLGIGFQVFLLARQRQSMDAELHGAIRRGELQVLYQPIFDLSSRNCVGAEALLRWRRPDGTLTSPDLFIPMAENTGQIRQITDFVLQRLFDQLGQLLRANPQLYISVNLAACDVMVPRIGEVIARLLALHRVSAHQIAFEVTERGLVDVLVARDNLQSLRDVGHQVLIDDFGTGYCSLAYLQTLPVDCLKIDKAFIDALGHDAASSGVAPHIIRMAHALQLKVIAEGIEHEAQASYLSSEGVRFGQGWLFAHALSAVQLIELITRGRRLRGRRLDDEA, encoded by the coding sequence ATGACGGCCCCCCGCGAAACCCTACACAGCTGGCTCCATCGCCCCGTTTTCCTAGCGATGGTGGCAACTGCCCTAAGTACCGTCCTGCTGCTGGCGGGGAGTCTGTTCGTGGTCGTGCAGCAGATCCAGCAGCGCGAAAGCGACCAGATGAATGCCCAGGGCGAGCGCTTTCTGCAGCGCCTGGAACAGCTTTTCGGGCAATTGCGTGAAAGCCTCGACGACTTGCAAAACCAGCCGTTGCGCGGATGCAACGACGACATGATCGCCACATTGCGACAGGTCAGCTTCAACTACCGTTTTGTCTACGAGGCGGCGTATATCGATGGCAGCGGCGTCTGCTCCAATCGTCCACGCCAGGGCGGCTTGTCAGTGACCCGCCCGCCCGACATCCGCGGGCCGACCTACAATTACTGGCTCAACACCACCACCGAGCCTGACGAAGACCGCGCCGCATTGATGCTGGGCCGCGGCAACTTTCGGGTGGCCACGTCCCGCGGGCATTTGACCGATGTGGTCGATTTACCACCGGGCAGCAGCCTGCTGGTTGTCCTGGATAACGGTAAACGGGCCATTCCCGTGCTCGGGATGGACCAACACTGGCCGCCGGTCGAACCTTGGCCACCGAAAAGCCACAATGCCTTGCAAGTGACGCAGAACCGGTTGATCTATCGGATGCCGACCGAAAGCCCGGTCTATCAACTGGTGCTTATCGCCCAGCGCAACGGTTTTAAGGTGCCGGCCAATGCCTGGTGGATGCTGCCCATCAGCTTGATGCTGGGCTTGGGGATTGGTTTCCAGGTGTTTCTGCTGGCGCGTCAGCGCCAGTCCATGGACGCCGAACTGCATGGGGCTATCCGGCGTGGTGAATTGCAGGTGCTTTACCAGCCTATTTTCGACCTGAGCAGCCGTAACTGTGTCGGGGCGGAGGCCTTGCTGCGCTGGCGACGACCGGACGGCACCCTGACCAGCCCGGACCTGTTTATCCCGATGGCCGAGAACACGGGGCAGATCCGTCAGATCACCGATTTCGTGCTGCAGCGGCTGTTCGATCAATTGGGTCAGCTGTTGCGGGCCAATCCGCAGCTGTATATCTCGGTGAATCTGGCGGCCTGCGATGTGATGGTGCCGCGTATTGGCGAAGTGATCGCCCGCCTGCTGGCGCTGCATCGCGTGTCGGCGCACCAGATTGCCTTCGAAGTGACCGAGCGTGGGCTGGTCGATGTGTTGGTCGCCCGGGATAACCTGCAATCGCTGCGCGACGTCGGGCATCAGGTGTTGATCGACGATTTCGGCACCGGTTATTGCAGCCTGGCCTACCTGCAAACCCTGCCGGTGGACTGCCTGAAAATCGACAAGGCCTTCATCGACGCCTTGGGCCACGATGCCGCCAGCAGCGGCGTGGCCCCGCATATCATTCGCATGGCCCATGCGCTGCAACTCAAGGTGATAGCCGAAGGCATCGAGCATGAAGCCCAGGCTTCCTATTTGAGCAGCGAAGGGGTGAGGTTCGGCCAGGGCTGGCTGTTCGCCCATGCCCTCAGCGCGGTTCAGCTCATTGAACTGATTACCCGTGGCCGGCGCCTGCGTGGTCGGCGCCTTGATGACGAAGCCTGA
- a CDS encoding N-acetylmuramoyl-L-alanine amidase — MKFFSLIVSLFILAGCASGPRLDTRHPSVNHDNRIQFVVVHYTSASLERSLALLTHGEVSAHYLIGDDKGATIYKLVDESQRAWHAGESEWEGRTWLNSSSIGIEIVNPGFVDTPTGRLWYPYSEAQVQALIVLLKDIIQRNGINPRSIIGHSDIAPLRKLDPGPLFPWKRLAQAGLGVWPDEQAVARQQAVFTPQLPPAGWFQAELARLGYPTPQTGEWDVATHHVLAAFQMHYRPTRFDGTPDAQSAAILQVLNQTK, encoded by the coding sequence ATGAAATTTTTCTCGCTCATTGTTTCTTTATTTATCCTGGCCGGCTGCGCCAGTGGCCCGCGACTCGACACCCGTCATCCTTCCGTCAACCATGACAACCGTATCCAATTCGTGGTGGTGCATTACACCTCGGCTTCCCTGGAGCGCTCGCTGGCCCTGCTGACCCATGGCGAAGTCAGTGCCCATTACCTGATCGGCGACGATAAAGGCGCGACCATTTACAAACTGGTGGATGAAAGCCAACGCGCCTGGCATGCCGGGGAAAGTGAATGGGAAGGCCGGACCTGGCTCAATTCCAGTTCCATCGGCATCGAAATCGTCAATCCGGGTTTTGTCGACACGCCTACCGGGCGCCTCTGGTATCCCTACAGCGAAGCCCAGGTCCAGGCCTTGATCGTATTGCTCAAGGACATCATCCAGCGCAACGGCATCAACCCGCGCAGCATCATCGGTCACAGCGACATCGCGCCCCTGCGCAAACTCGATCCGGGCCCGCTGTTCCCTTGGAAGCGCCTGGCGCAAGCGGGTTTAGGAGTCTGGCCAGACGAACAGGCCGTCGCCCGCCAGCAGGCCGTCTTCACGCCGCAGCTGCCGCCTGCCGGTTGGTTCCAGGCCGAGCTGGCCCGCCTGGGCTACCCGACGCCGCAGACCGGCGAGTGGGACGTGGCCACCCACCATGTGCTGGCCGCCTTCCAGATGCACTACCGTCCGACCCGCTTCGATGGCACGCCGGATGCGCAAAGCGCGGCGATTCTGCAGGTGCTCAACCAGACAAAATAA
- a CDS encoding GGDEF domain-containing protein, producing MSDDAERWREKYLKSIEQQEKLERRWAARLDLLRRGLVRSTLAAEGTDRAVDQCMKEMREVVRTDDMDAGLAALLPRLEKAVLDSEQRRETRVEQTSAALTALVAQLQSLPLPKDVSRPLKKFAKQLEDRAGQAREIPLLLSELSGLQGKALSALDAPVEPSRPGLLQRLFGGQGHEDATPQPHDPAQASVAPASEMALPVAVAPATAAESVAPAPAPAPAPQPSVAEQAPALETTPEPVALTAPQIEIAPVPAPAPAAEVVQPASESDDQATEPAPLPTPLAEVPPVVAPALENPDELMPEEPAQALPAPSLPPAELDEPLEGADVADAQYALPDSPEPSYSSVAKHIEDTLLGLLGDLTLPERHRPQAEAMCERLRNGLNWYELLPILDDLAVLMLAITDTGQHEFEAYLQRLNDRLESFQSSLQAASEDHAENLSASREMDTQIREQVDGLQSSVKDADDLEGLKQVLENHLEGLLGTMDHHRQQRDQREQEVSARLKSLADRVALMEQDAQVVRENLEEQRQKALIDPLTGLPNRAAWSERLEHEVAQWQQHGNSLLLAMLDLDHFKRINDNYGHLAGDRVLKLIASVLRKRLRSGDFIARFGGEEFVLLVPNTSLAAGAKLAEALRLAIEGCPFHFKGEPVTVTVSIGLTAFKPGEHSDLVLKRADQALYRAKSSGRNHVELG from the coding sequence ATGAGCGACGACGCCGAACGCTGGAGAGAGAAGTACCTCAAGAGTATCGAACAGCAGGAAAAGCTTGAGCGCCGCTGGGCGGCTCGACTCGACTTGCTGCGTCGTGGCCTGGTGCGCAGCACCCTGGCCGCCGAGGGCACTGACAGGGCTGTCGATCAATGCATGAAAGAGATGCGCGAGGTGGTGCGCACCGATGACATGGATGCCGGCCTCGCTGCCCTGCTGCCGCGCCTGGAGAAAGCCGTACTCGATTCCGAGCAGCGCCGCGAGACCCGGGTCGAGCAGACGAGCGCCGCGTTGACCGCCCTGGTTGCCCAGTTGCAGAGCCTGCCGCTGCCCAAGGACGTCAGTCGGCCGCTGAAGAAATTTGCCAAGCAACTGGAGGATCGGGCCGGCCAGGCTCGGGAGATTCCGCTGCTGCTCAGCGAATTGAGCGGCTTGCAAGGCAAGGCACTCAGTGCCCTGGATGCCCCTGTCGAACCGAGTCGCCCCGGCCTGCTGCAACGGCTGTTTGGTGGCCAAGGCCATGAGGACGCGACGCCCCAGCCCCACGACCCTGCCCAGGCCAGCGTGGCACCTGCGTCAGAAATGGCCCTGCCCGTAGCCGTGGCGCCGGCAACGGCCGCAGAATCCGTCGCACCGGCACCGGCACCGGCACCGGCACCGCAGCCCTCGGTGGCGGAGCAAGCGCCCGCGTTGGAGACAACGCCCGAACCGGTTGCCCTGACTGCGCCGCAGATCGAGATCGCTCCAGTGCCCGCTCCAGCACCGGCAGCCGAAGTGGTTCAGCCCGCCAGTGAATCGGACGACCAGGCAACCGAGCCTGCGCCGCTGCCGACGCCGCTCGCCGAAGTACCCCCGGTTGTGGCGCCCGCACTCGAGAATCCCGACGAGCTGATGCCCGAGGAGCCTGCCCAGGCCCTGCCCGCCCCTTCGCTACCGCCTGCGGAGCTCGACGAGCCCCTGGAAGGCGCCGATGTGGCTGACGCCCAGTACGCCCTGCCCGACTCGCCGGAGCCATCCTACAGTTCGGTCGCCAAACATATCGAAGACACGCTGTTGGGCCTCTTGGGCGACCTGACCTTGCCCGAGCGTCATCGACCACAAGCCGAAGCCATGTGTGAGCGTCTGCGCAATGGCTTGAACTGGTACGAATTGCTGCCGATCCTCGATGATCTGGCCGTGCTGATGCTGGCCATCACGGACACCGGCCAGCATGAATTCGAGGCGTACTTGCAGCGCCTCAACGATCGGCTCGAGTCATTCCAGAGCAGCCTGCAGGCCGCCAGTGAAGACCACGCCGAAAACCTGTCGGCCTCCAGGGAAATGGACACCCAGATTCGCGAGCAGGTGGACGGCCTGCAAAGCAGCGTGAAGGACGCCGATGACCTGGAAGGCCTCAAGCAGGTGCTCGAGAATCACCTTGAAGGCTTGCTCGGTACGATGGACCACCACCGCCAGCAACGTGATCAACGCGAGCAAGAGGTCTCGGCTCGCCTGAAAAGCCTGGCCGATCGCGTTGCGCTGATGGAGCAGGATGCCCAGGTCGTGCGGGAGAATCTCGAGGAACAGCGGCAAAAAGCCCTGATCGATCCGCTCACCGGGCTGCCCAATCGCGCCGCCTGGTCCGAGCGCCTGGAGCATGAAGTCGCCCAGTGGCAACAACACGGCAACAGCTTGCTGCTGGCCATGCTCGATCTCGATCATTTCAAGCGCATCAATGACAACTATGGCCATCTGGCCGGTGACCGGGTGTTGAAACTCATCGCCTCGGTCCTGCGTAAACGCCTGCGTAGCGGCGATTTCATTGCGCGTTTTGGGGGCGAGGAGTTTGTGCTGCTGGTGCCCAATACCTCCCTGGCTGCTGGTGCCAAGCTGGCCGAGGCGCTGCGCCTGGCCATCGAAGGCTGTCCGTTTCATTTCAAGGGCGAGCCGGTGACGGTGACGGTATCCATCGGCCTGACCGCCTTCAAACCCGGTGAACACAGCGACTTGGTGCTTAAAAGAGCCGATCAGGCGCTTTATCGGGCAAAAAGTTCCGGGCGCAACCATGTGGAATTGGGCTAG
- a CDS encoding endonuclease/exonuclease/phosphatase family protein, translating to MARWSTERIVGLHEARVNEHHVMSTGLPGDSRLRLLSFNIQVGISTERYRHYLTRGWQHLLPHTGRAGNLQKIGDLLKDFDLVALQEADGGSLRSGYVNQVEHLAQLGAFPYWYQQLNRNLGRLGQHSNGVLSRLRPWAIEDHPLPGPKGRGAILARFGEGPEALVVVMMHLALGARTRTMQLAYIRELIGGYKHQVLMGDMNTHATDLLQTSPLRDLGLLAPQLEATFPSWRPQRCLDHILLSPTLTLERVEVLAQPISDHLPVAVEIRLPGSLTADAFPALSPAPRGSDE from the coding sequence ATGGCCCGCTGGAGCACCGAACGCATCGTTGGCCTGCATGAAGCGCGGGTCAACGAGCATCATGTCATGTCCACGGGCCTGCCTGGCGACAGCCGCTTGCGGCTGCTCAGCTTCAATATCCAGGTGGGCATCAGCACCGAGCGCTACCGGCATTACCTGACTCGCGGCTGGCAACATTTGCTGCCGCACACCGGGCGTGCCGGTAACCTGCAGAAAATCGGCGACCTGCTCAAGGACTTCGACCTGGTGGCCCTGCAAGAGGCCGACGGCGGAAGCTTGCGCTCAGGCTACGTCAATCAGGTGGAACACCTGGCCCAATTGGGCGCCTTTCCCTATTGGTACCAGCAACTCAATCGCAATCTCGGACGTCTCGGCCAGCACAGCAATGGCGTGTTGAGTCGCTTGCGTCCGTGGGCGATCGAAGATCACCCGTTGCCCGGCCCCAAGGGGCGCGGTGCGATCCTGGCGCGTTTTGGCGAAGGCCCGGAGGCGCTGGTCGTGGTCATGATGCATCTGGCGCTCGGGGCGCGTACCCGGACGATGCAGCTGGCGTACATTCGCGAATTGATTGGCGGCTACAAGCACCAGGTGTTGATGGGCGACATGAACACCCATGCCACCGATTTGCTGCAGACTTCGCCCCTGCGCGATCTCGGCCTGCTCGCTCCACAACTGGAAGCGACATTCCCCAGCTGGCGCCCCCAGCGCTGTCTGGACCATATCCTGTTGAGCCCGACCCTGACCCTCGAACGCGTCGAGGTGCTGGCCCAACCCATTTCCGATCACCTGCCGGTCGCGGTAGAAATTCGTTTGCCAGGTTCGCTCACGGCCGATGCATTCCCCGCGCTGAGTCCTGCCCCCCGCGGATCCGATGAATGA
- a CDS encoding thiol:disulfide interchange protein DsbA/DsbL produces MRNLIISAALVAASLFGVTAQAAEKPAAPYVELTNPVPVAAPGKIEVVELFWYGCPHCYAFEPVINPWVEKLPSDVNFVRIPAMFGGPWDAHGQMFLTLEAMGVEHKVHAAVFNAIQKEHKKLTDKEDMADFLATQGVDKEKFLATFDSFAIQGQIKKARELAKKYEITGVPTMIVNGKYRFDIGSAGGANEALQLADQLIAKERAATKAAAN; encoded by the coding sequence ATGCGTAATCTGATCATCAGCGCCGCGCTCGTCGCCGCCAGCCTGTTCGGCGTAACTGCCCAAGCGGCTGAAAAGCCCGCCGCACCTTATGTCGAATTGACCAACCCCGTTCCGGTGGCGGCGCCTGGCAAGATCGAAGTCGTGGAGCTGTTCTGGTACGGCTGCCCGCATTGCTACGCTTTTGAACCGGTTATCAACCCATGGGTCGAGAAACTGCCTTCGGACGTTAACTTCGTGCGCATCCCCGCCATGTTCGGCGGCCCGTGGGATGCCCACGGCCAGATGTTCCTGACACTCGAGGCCATGGGCGTCGAGCACAAGGTCCACGCTGCCGTTTTCAACGCGATCCAGAAAGAACACAAAAAGCTGACCGACAAGGAAGACATGGCCGACTTCCTGGCGACCCAGGGTGTGGACAAGGAGAAATTCCTCGCCACGTTCGACTCCTTTGCCATCCAGGGCCAGATCAAGAAGGCCCGCGAGCTGGCGAAGAAATACGAGATCACTGGCGTACCGACCATGATCGTCAACGGCAAATACCGCTTTGACATCGGCTCCGCCGGTGGCGCAAATGAAGCCCTGCAACTGGCCGACCAGCTGATCGCCAAAGAGCGAGCGGCCACCAAGGCTGCTGCCAACTAA
- a CDS encoding c-type cytochrome has translation MNKLIVSLLLTLGISGVAHAAGDAAAGQAKAAVCGACHGPDGNSMAPNFPKLAGQGERYLNKQLHDIKSGKRTVLEMTGLLTNLSDQDLADISAYFASQKGSVGAADPKLVARGEALFRGGDLNKGLPACTGCHSPDGKGNAAAGFPHLGGQHAQYVGKQLTDFRKEEGGRTNDGDTKPMQSIAKKLSDEDIAAVSSYIQGLH, from the coding sequence ATGAACAAACTGATCGTGAGTCTGCTGTTGACCTTGGGGATATCCGGCGTAGCCCACGCCGCTGGCGATGCCGCTGCCGGTCAGGCGAAGGCGGCCGTATGCGGAGCCTGCCACGGCCCGGATGGCAATAGCATGGCGCCCAACTTTCCGAAACTGGCGGGCCAGGGCGAACGTTACCTGAACAAGCAACTGCACGACATCAAGTCCGGCAAGCGCACGGTGCTGGAAATGACCGGCCTGCTGACCAACCTGAGCGATCAGGACCTGGCGGACATCTCGGCGTATTTCGCCAGCCAGAAGGGCAGTGTCGGCGCTGCCGATCCGAAACTCGTGGCCCGTGGTGAAGCGCTGTTTCGTGGGGGTGACTTGAACAAGGGGCTTCCAGCCTGCACCGGCTGCCACTCGCCTGACGGCAAGGGCAACGCGGCAGCCGGCTTCCCACACTTGGGCGGCCAGCATGCCCAGTACGTAGGCAAGCAGTTGACCGACTTCCGCAAAGAAGAGGGTGGCCGGACCAACGACGGCGATACCAAGCCGATGCAGAGCATTGCGAAAAAACTGAGCGACGAAGATATCGCTGCGGTATCCAGCTACATCCAGGGCCTGCACTGA
- a CDS encoding c-type cytochrome yields MTKWLLAAGVLMPLYSAQATQDPEAVYNRVCGACHSGQLPMAPRKGDQEAWTPRLAKGMETLVQHVTQGFKAMPPRGLCMDCSAEDYRAIIQWMSE; encoded by the coding sequence ATGACGAAATGGCTGCTAGCTGCCGGTGTCTTGATGCCGCTTTACAGCGCTCAGGCTACACAGGATCCGGAAGCTGTGTACAACCGTGTTTGTGGTGCCTGTCATTCCGGCCAACTCCCCATGGCGCCCCGCAAGGGCGATCAGGAAGCTTGGACGCCGAGGTTGGCGAAAGGTATGGAGACGCTGGTGCAACACGTGACCCAGGGTTTCAAGGCGATGCCGCCGCGTGGTTTGTGCATGGACTGCAGTGCCGAGGATTACCGAGCCATCATCCAGTGGATGAGCGAGTGA
- the yihA gene encoding ribosome biogenesis GTP-binding protein YihA/YsxC, whose translation MQLKNPILGLCQQSTFMLSAAKVDQCPDDEGFEVAFAGRSNAGKSSALNTLTHASLARTSKTPGRTQLLNFFKLDDERRLVDLPGYGYAKVPIPLKQHWQRHLEAYLGSRESLKGLILMMDIRHPMTDFDLLMLDWAVASGMPMHILLTKADKLTYGAAKNTLLKVQSEIRKGWGDAITIQLFSAPKRMGLEEAYTVLADWMELADKGSEEAE comes from the coding sequence ATGCAACTGAAGAACCCCATCCTCGGCCTGTGCCAACAGTCCACCTTCATGCTCAGCGCCGCCAAAGTCGATCAATGCCCAGACGACGAAGGCTTCGAAGTGGCTTTTGCCGGGCGTTCCAATGCCGGCAAATCCAGCGCGCTGAACACCTTGACCCACGCGAGCCTGGCGCGCACCTCGAAAACCCCGGGTCGCACGCAGCTCTTGAACTTCTTCAAGCTAGACGATGAACGGCGTTTGGTCGACCTGCCCGGCTACGGCTACGCCAAGGTACCGATCCCGCTCAAGCAACACTGGCAGCGCCACTTGGAAGCGTATTTGGGCAGCCGCGAGAGTTTGAAAGGCCTGATCCTGATGATGGACATTCGCCATCCGATGACCGACTTCGACCTGTTGATGCTCGATTGGGCGGTCGCCAGTGGCATGCCGATGCACATCCTGTTGACCAAGGCCGACAAGCTCACCTACGGCGCGGCCAAAAATACCCTGCTCAAAGTGCAGTCGGAAATTCGCAAAGGCTGGGGTGACGCGATCACTATCCAGCTGTTCTCGGCGCCCAAGCGCATGGGCCTGGAAGAAGCCTACACGGTGCTGGCCGACTGGATGGAATTGGCGGACAAGGGCAGCGAAGAGGCCGAATAA
- the polA gene encoding DNA polymerase I, giving the protein MSQAPLVLVDGSSYLYRAFHALPPLTTSKGLPTGAVKGVLNMLKSLRKQYPDSPFAVVFDAKGGTFRDALYAEYKANRPSMPDDMRVQIEPLHASVKALGFPLLCVDNVEADDVIGTLARSSAAADRPVVISTGDKDMAQLVDGHITLVNTMTGSALDVAGVKEKFGVAPEQIIDYLALMGDSSDNIPGVPGIGPKTASGLLVGVNGGLTELYAQLDIVATLPIRGAKTLAAKLEEHKEMALLSYELATIKTDVPLDVGLDDLQMGQPDHEKLAELYTLLEFKSWFEENQRDAKRAGQEIVEVAEEQPGAAEAKYEVILDQARFDAWLAKLDKAPLFAFVTETNGGDAQHSQLVGLSFAVAPFEAAYIPLTHSYMGVPEQLDRDTVLKALKPLLENPNKLKVGQHAKFETNILANCAIDGDQNNGILVQGIAFDTMLESYVLDSTATRHDMDSLALKYLGQSKTDFQDIAGKGVKQLTFDQISLELAGPYAAEDADVTFRLHQSLQEKLAATPSLGTVLNDIEMPLMPVLARIERQGALVDANLLGVQSVELGEKLVALEREAFAIAGEEFNLGSPKQLGVILYEKLGLPVLSKTAKGQASTAEAVLAELAEQDYPLPKVLMQYRSLSKLKSTYTDRLPEQINSRTGRVHTNYQQAVAATGRLSSIDPNLQNIPIRTAEGRRIRQAFIAPKGYKLLAADYSQIELRIMAHLAKDEGLLHAFRHNLDVHRATAAEVFGVELEAVTQDQRRSAKAINFGLIYGMSAFGLAKQIGVDRKQSQAYIDRYFARYPGVLAYMERTRAQAAEQGFVETIFGRRLYLPDINAKNPALRKGAERTAINAPMQGTAADIIKKAMVAVDRWLTASGLDAKVILQVHDELVLEVREDLVDQVREEIRQHMSAAATLDVPLLVEVGVGNNWDEAH; this is encoded by the coding sequence ATGCTCAAGAGCCTGCGCAAGCAGTATCCGGACAGTCCATTTGCCGTCGTATTCGACGCCAAGGGTGGGACGTTTCGCGATGCGTTGTACGCCGAATACAAGGCCAACCGCCCGAGCATGCCCGACGACATGCGTGTGCAGATCGAGCCGCTGCATGCCAGCGTCAAGGCCCTGGGCTTCCCGCTGCTGTGCGTGGACAACGTCGAAGCCGATGACGTGATCGGCACCCTGGCCCGCAGTAGCGCGGCGGCCGACCGTCCGGTGGTGATCTCCACCGGCGACAAAGACATGGCGCAATTGGTCGATGGGCACATTACCTTGGTCAATACCATGACCGGTAGCGCCCTGGACGTGGCTGGCGTGAAGGAGAAGTTTGGCGTCGCTCCCGAGCAGATCATCGATTACCTGGCGTTGATGGGCGATTCGTCCGACAACATCCCGGGCGTTCCGGGTATCGGACCGAAGACCGCTTCCGGCCTGCTGGTGGGCGTCAATGGCGGCCTGACCGAGCTGTATGCGCAACTGGACATCGTCGCCACCTTGCCGATCCGTGGCGCCAAGACCCTGGCCGCCAAGCTCGAAGAGCACAAGGAAATGGCATTGCTTTCCTACGAGTTGGCAACCATCAAGACCGACGTACCGTTGGATGTCGGCCTCGACGACCTGCAAATGGGCCAACCGGATCACGAGAAACTCGCCGAGCTGTACACGTTGTTGGAATTCAAGAGCTGGTTCGAAGAAAACCAGCGGGACGCCAAGCGTGCCGGCCAGGAGATCGTTGAAGTGGCCGAAGAACAGCCCGGCGCGGCCGAGGCCAAGTACGAGGTCATCCTCGATCAGGCGCGCTTCGACGCGTGGCTGGCCAAACTGGACAAAGCGCCGCTGTTTGCCTTCGTCACCGAAACCAACGGCGGCGATGCCCAGCATTCGCAACTCGTCGGCTTGTCGTTCGCCGTGGCCCCTTTCGAGGCAGCCTACATTCCGCTGACCCATTCCTACATGGGTGTGCCGGAGCAACTGGATCGCGACACGGTGCTCAAGGCACTCAAGCCGCTGCTGGAAAACCCGAACAAGCTCAAGGTCGGCCAGCACGCCAAGTTCGAAACCAACATCCTGGCCAACTGCGCCATCGATGGCGATCAGAACAACGGCATCCTGGTCCAGGGCATCGCCTTCGACACCATGCTCGAATCCTACGTGCTGGACTCCACCGCGACCCGCCACGACATGGACAGCCTGGCGCTCAAGTACCTGGGCCAGAGCAAGACCGATTTCCAGGACATCGCGGGCAAAGGGGTCAAGCAACTGACCTTCGACCAGATCTCCCTGGAACTGGCCGGCCCTTACGCCGCCGAAGACGCCGACGTGACCTTCCGCCTGCACCAGTCCCTGCAGGAAAAACTGGCGGCCACGCCAAGCCTGGGCACCGTGCTCAACGACATCGAGATGCCGCTGATGCCGGTCCTGGCGCGCATCGAGCGCCAGGGGGCGTTGGTCGATGCCAACCTGCTGGGCGTGCAAAGTGTCGAGTTGGGCGAGAAACTGGTGGCGCTGGAGCGTGAGGCGTTTGCCATCGCCGGCGAGGAGTTCAACCTGGGCTCACCGAAGCAATTGGGTGTGATCCTGTACGAAAAACTTGGCTTGCCGGTGCTCAGCAAAACCGCCAAGGGCCAGGCGTCCACCGCCGAAGCGGTGCTCGCCGAGCTGGCGGAGCAGGATTACCCGCTGCCCAAGGTGCTGATGCAGTACCGCTCGCTGAGCAAGCTCAAGAGCACCTACACCGATCGCCTGCCGGAACAGATCAACAGCCGCACTGGCCGTGTCCATACCAATTATCAACAGGCCGTCGCTGCGACCGGGCGCCTGTCATCCATCGACCCGAACCTGCAGAACATCCCGATTCGCACGGCCGAAGGTCGACGCATTCGCCAGGCCTTCATCGCGCCGAAAGGTTACAAGCTGCTGGCGGCGGACTACTCGCAGATCGAACTGCGAATCATGGCGCACCTGGCCAAGGACGAAGGGTTGCTTCATGCGTTTCGCCATAACCTGGATGTGCACCGGGCCACCGCTGCCGAGGTTTTCGGCGTCGAGCTGGAGGCCGTCACCCAGGACCAGCGCCGCAGCGCCAAGGCGATCAACTTCGGCTTGATCTACGGCATGAGTGCGTTCGGCCTGGCCAAGCAGATCGGCGTCGATCGCAAGCAGTCCCAGGCTTATATCGACCGCTACTTCGCCCGCTACCCAGGTGTGCTGGCGTACATGGAGCGCACCCGCGCCCAAGCGGCCGAGCAAGGTTTTGTCGAAACCATTTTCGGTCGCCGGTTGTACCTGCCGGACATCAACGCGAAAAACCCGGCCCTGCGCAAAGGCGCCGAGCGCACGGCCATCAACGCGCCGATGCAGGGCACGGCGGCTGACATCATCAAGAAAGCCATGGTCGCCGTGGATCGCTGGCTGACAGCGTCCGGGCTGGATGCGAAGGTCATCCTGCAGGTACACGACGAATTGGTGCTGGAGGTGCGTGAAGACCTGGTCGACCAGGTGCGCGAGGAAATTCGCCAGCACATGAGCGCCGCCGCCACGCTGGACGTGCCGCTGCTGGTGGAAGTGGGCGTGGGCAATAACTGGGATGAGGCGCATTGA